From Nicotiana tabacum cultivar K326 chromosome 15, ASM71507v2, whole genome shotgun sequence, the proteins below share one genomic window:
- the LOC107777813 gene encoding uncharacterized protein LOC107777813, with translation MGSLYIKGTRAMNHLIIAHLTESVTVNELKLFSRLFYRSKMAPKSDLLFIFPSKSILFEKTIAEEHNSFLKIFYSYQKNNSTSDFDTTHSKISNKKANESAEPIWGRKIHSNFSEENDITESTRMSYGSVVGFYADELDPENSLTGFLDNVPMSLRRWACYPMLLGRIRRNFKHIMLVDLKEILLLGDSLSRVKNLGQDSVLVSRITHSNVLSKHGRKKLENIQSNGKRQASSAIIIGGARGVRRLSNAMLTEIVREALERKKKNSVTESVLFNQLVGNEFILKNVELIFGESIAELSSLTELDKNSASSLMFMSQSSMVRRGNSNVDVTSFFKRYLRSFPLDSTAYGDC, from the coding sequence atgggtTCTTTGTACATAAAAGGCACCAGAGCCATGAATCATTTAATTATAGCTCATCTAACTGAGTCTGTCACTGTGAATGAACTTAAACTGTTCTCAAGACTCTTCTACAGGTCGAAAATGGCACCAAAATCAGACCTTTTATTCATATTTCCATCAAAGTCCATTCTTTTTGAAAAAACAATTGCTGAAGAACACAACTCATTCTTGAAAATCTTTTATAGCTACCAAAAGAACAACTCAACATCCGATTTCGACACGACCCATTCCAAGATTTCCAATAAGAAAGCGAATGAAAGCGCAGAGCCCATCTGGGGTCGCAAAATTCACAGCAATTTcagtgaagaaaatgacattacTGAGTCAACTCGGATGAGTTATGGCTCGGTTGTAGGATTCTACGCTGATGAACTTGACCCGGAAAATTCCTTAACCGGGTTTTTAGATAATGTACCCATGAGTTTAAGAAGATGGGCGTGTTATCCAATGTTATTAGGTCGAATCAGAAGAAATTTCAAGCATATAATGCTAGTAGATTTGAAGGAAATATTATTACTCGGTGACTCACTGAGTCGAGTCAAGAAtctgggtcaagactcggttctTGTTTCAAGAATAACTCACTCTAATGTACTATCCAAGCATGGAAGAAAAAAGTTGGAAAACATTCAGTCCAATGGTAAAAGACAAGCCAGTTCAGCAATTATTATTGGAGGAGCAAGAGGCGTTCGACGATTATCGAATGCAATGTTAACAGAAATTGTACGAGAAGCATTGGAGCGTAAGAAGAAGAACTCGGTTACTGAGTCTGTTCTGTTTAATCAACTCGTTGGAAATGAGTTTATACTGAAGAATGTGGAGTTGATTTTTGGCGAGTCAATTGCTGAACTGAGTTCACTGACTGAGTTGGATAAAAATTCAGCTTCTTCATTAATGTTTATGTCTCAATCTTCAATGGTTAGGCGAGGGAATAGTAATGTGGATGTTACTTCTTTTTTTAAAAGGTATTTGCGTTCATTTCCTTTGGATTCCACAGCTTATGGTGATTGTTAG
- the LOC107777812 gene encoding uncharacterized protein LOC107777812 encodes MKSAFEVWSFLKKEYEEDKRIKGMRILNLIREFELQKMKDSDTIKEYSDRLLNITNKVRLLGSKFSDSRLVQKILVTVPERFEATISSLENTKDLSKISLAELLNALQAQEQRRLMRSEWSVEGALPAKVQSS; translated from the coding sequence ATGAAATCGGCATTTGAGGTCTGGAGTTTCCTGAAGAAAGAATATGAAGAAGATAAAAGGATCAAGGGAATGCGTATTCTCAACCTTATCAGAGAATTTGAACTTCAAAAGATGAAGGATTCagatacaattaaagagtattcTGACAGATTACTCAACATTACCAACAAAGTAAGATTACTTGGCTCTAAATTTTCTGATTCTAGATTGGTTCAAAAAATTCTTGTAACAGTCCCTGAAAGGTTTGAAGCAACTATTTCCTCGCTGGAAAATACTAAGGATCTGTCAAAAATTAGTTTGGCAGAATTATTGAACGCTTTGCAGGCACAAGAACAGAGAAGGCTTATGAGGTCTGAATGGTCTGTCGAGGGTGCACTACCTGCAAAAGTTCAGTCAAGTTAG